One genomic region from Bacillota bacterium encodes:
- a CDS encoding ABC transporter substrate-binding protein, translating to MSFLLPESPPSPAGPAGAAARRPGDGLRRRGRAAGAAALLLAASLLAAACGGGGGGGGSTASGTPAGTRSDTLIYAMDTSDAVSLDPAVAYESTSVFVAHQAYSTLVTFRGSDLTKPVGDLAESWQVSSDGKVWTFHLKSGLRFANGDPLTAGDVAYSFDRAVQLNQGPAWLLTQFGIAKGSTVATDDRTVQIHLAHAVSPNIFLSVLTFPVAAVVNPREVQAHEKNGDMGQAWLNGHSAGSGPYVLTGWQREAQITLEANPNYYGEKPAMKTVLIKHMPETTNQLTALQRGDIDIAHNLSPDQLRSLQGAQDVQVVDGLNLGLVYLGMNAGMAPFDKKEVRQAVRYAIDYEGLIQEIVQGHAIPVQGIEPSGIPGFDPERPYAYDPAKAKELLRAAGASDVTVDLLAPTGPDPTGADYGDIAAKVKNDLEQVGIHVNVQQMTQAALLAKYRAQEAQMVLMGWFPDYPDPDANAQAMGVYENKELAYRLRYKNDQVAALVRQAAAESDAARREALYRQINQMMMEDGPFAVLYQPKKSVAMRADIEGYAYNPQWTVDLAAIRRK from the coding sequence ATGTCCTTCCTGTTGCCCGAGAGCCCCCCGTCCCCTGCCGGCCCCGCCGGCGCGGCCGCCCGCCGCCCCGGCGACGGCCTGCGCCGGCGGGGGCGTGCCGCCGGAGCCGCGGCGCTCCTCCTGGCCGCCAGCCTCCTCGCGGCCGCCTGCGGCGGCGGGGGCGGCGGAGGAGGCTCAACCGCCTCCGGTACGCCCGCCGGCACGCGCAGCGACACGCTCATCTACGCCATGGACACGTCCGACGCCGTCTCCCTCGACCCGGCCGTCGCCTACGAGAGCACCTCCGTCTTCGTCGCCCACCAGGCCTACAGCACGCTGGTCACCTTCCGCGGCAGCGACCTGACCAAGCCGGTGGGCGACCTGGCCGAGAGCTGGCAGGTCTCGTCCGACGGGAAGGTGTGGACCTTCCACCTGAAGAGCGGCCTCCGCTTCGCCAACGGCGACCCGCTGACCGCCGGCGACGTCGCCTACTCCTTCGACCGCGCCGTCCAGCTCAACCAGGGGCCCGCCTGGCTCCTCACCCAGTTCGGTATCGCCAAGGGGAGCACGGTGGCCACCGACGACCGCACCGTCCAGATCCACCTGGCGCATGCGGTCAGCCCCAACATCTTCCTCTCGGTGCTCACCTTCCCGGTGGCCGCCGTCGTCAACCCGCGCGAGGTCCAGGCGCACGAGAAGAACGGCGACATGGGCCAGGCCTGGCTGAACGGCCACTCGGCCGGCAGCGGCCCCTACGTCCTGACCGGCTGGCAGCGCGAGGCGCAGATCACGCTGGAGGCCAACCCCAACTACTACGGTGAGAAGCCGGCCATGAAGACGGTCCTCATCAAGCACATGCCCGAGACGACCAACCAGCTGACCGCCCTCCAGCGCGGCGACATCGACATCGCCCACAACCTGAGCCCGGACCAGCTGCGCTCGCTGCAGGGCGCCCAGGACGTCCAGGTGGTGGACGGCCTCAACTTGGGCCTGGTCTACCTGGGCATGAACGCCGGCATGGCCCCCTTCGACAAGAAGGAAGTCCGGCAGGCGGTCCGCTACGCCATCGACTACGAGGGGCTGATCCAGGAGATCGTCCAGGGCCACGCCATCCCGGTGCAGGGCATCGAGCCCAGCGGCATCCCCGGCTTCGACCCCGAGCGGCCGTACGCCTACGACCCGGCCAAGGCGAAAGAGCTCCTCCGCGCCGCCGGCGCGAGTGACGTGACCGTCGACCTGCTGGCGCCCACCGGACCCGATCCCACCGGCGCCGACTACGGCGACATCGCCGCCAAGGTGAAGAACGACCTGGAGCAGGTGGGCATCCACGTCAACGTGCAGCAGATGACGCAGGCCGCGCTCCTGGCCAAGTACCGCGCCCAGGAGGCGCAGATGGTGCTGATGGGCTGGTTCCCGGACTATCCGGACCCCGACGCCAACGCCCAGGCCATGGGTGTCTACGAGAACAAAGAGCTGGCCTACCGGCTGCGCTACAAGAACGACCAGGTGGCGGCGCTGGTCCGGCAGGCGGCCGCCGAGAGCGACGCCGCCCGGCGCGAGGCGCTCTACCGCCAGATCAACCAGATGATGATGGAGGACGGGCCCTTCGCCGTCCTCTACCAGCCCAAGAAGTCGGTGGCCATGCGCGCGGACATCGAGGGATACGCCTACAACCCGCAGTGGACGGTCGACCTGGCCGCCATCCGCAGGAAGTGA
- a CDS encoding heavy metal-binding domain-containing protein: MIVVSTPYLPGHRVERTLGLTWGLVVRSRGVGYQLTAFFRSLFGGEIPEYTDMLNNARMHAVERLKQHARSLGANAVLGAAFDSSELATNMTEVLAYGTAVVVAPEAEETSPVRLA; encoded by the coding sequence GTGATCGTCGTCAGCACGCCCTACCTGCCCGGCCACCGCGTCGAGCGGACACTCGGCCTCACCTGGGGCCTGGTGGTCCGCAGCCGCGGCGTCGGCTACCAGCTGACGGCCTTCTTCCGCTCGCTCTTCGGCGGCGAGATCCCCGAGTACACCGACATGCTCAACAACGCGCGCATGCACGCCGTGGAGCGCCTCAAGCAGCACGCCCGGAGCCTGGGCGCCAACGCCGTCCTGGGCGCCGCCTTCGACTCCTCGGAGCTGGCCACCAACATGACCGAGGTGCTGGCCTACGGCACCGCCGTGGTGGTGGCGCCGGAGGCGGAGGAGACGTCGCCCGTCCGCCTGGCCTGA
- a CDS encoding glycosyltransferase, producing MRVLLAAMALELGGAETHVVGLAQALKRRGVEVEVASSGGTLAGELERAGIAHYVLPLDRRSPLALAASVAGLRTLLARGGYDVVHTHARIPAWAAEQARRGLGGPGLPVALVTTYHGLYADGWFWRRFTVWGEAVIAVSEDVREHLLDRLGAPPDRLRVIPNGIDLERFPWSEPPGTAGSAEGGEGPGAAAQAEAPATAAGGAPRPCVLHVSRLSEFAETALALAEAAPALAARHPGLRLRIAGSGSRLAEVRRAAERANRRSGAPVVEVLGARRDIPELLAGAWVVVAVARAALEAMAVGRPVVLSGQGGYGGLLEPSSLPRFEPRNFTARGCGRPVEPALLEREIDRLLGDARLRRELGRFGRQVVEERYSLESVARRTEEVYREALRTLALRRARQRGAGAKEAGPWKPTM from the coding sequence GTGCGCGTCCTGCTGGCGGCCATGGCGCTGGAACTGGGCGGGGCCGAGACGCACGTGGTCGGCCTGGCGCAGGCGCTCAAGCGCAGGGGGGTCGAGGTCGAGGTCGCTTCCTCGGGCGGGACGCTGGCCGGGGAGCTGGAGCGGGCCGGCATCGCCCATTACGTCCTGCCGCTGGACCGGCGGAGCCCCCTCGCCCTCGCCGCCTCCGTCGCCGGGCTGCGCACGCTCCTCGCCCGCGGCGGCTACGACGTGGTCCACACCCATGCCCGCATTCCGGCCTGGGCGGCCGAGCAGGCGCGGCGCGGCCTGGGCGGGCCGGGCCTGCCCGTGGCGCTGGTCACCACCTACCACGGCCTCTACGCGGACGGCTGGTTCTGGCGCCGCTTCACCGTCTGGGGCGAGGCGGTCATCGCCGTCAGCGAGGACGTGCGGGAGCATCTCCTCGACCGCCTGGGGGCGCCGCCGGACAGGCTCCGCGTCATCCCCAACGGCATCGACCTGGAGCGCTTCCCCTGGAGCGAGCCGCCGGGGACGGCCGGGAGCGCCGAGGGCGGGGAGGGGCCGGGTGCGGCCGCCCAGGCGGAGGCGCCCGCGACGGCGGCGGGCGGCGCGCCGCGGCCCTGCGTCCTCCACGTCAGCCGCCTGAGCGAGTTCGCCGAGACGGCGCTGGCCCTGGCCGAGGCGGCGCCGGCGCTGGCCGCCCGGCACCCGGGCCTCCGCCTGCGCATCGCCGGCTCGGGCAGCCGCCTGGCCGAGGTGCGGCGGGCCGCCGAGCGCGCCAACCGCCGCTCGGGGGCGCCCGTGGTGGAGGTGCTGGGCGCCCGGCGCGACATCCCCGAGCTGCTGGCCGGCGCCTGGGTGGTGGTGGCCGTGGCGCGCGCGGCGCTGGAGGCCATGGCCGTCGGGCGGCCGGTCGTCCTCTCCGGCCAGGGCGGCTACGGCGGTCTCCTGGAGCCCTCGAGCCTCCCCCGCTTCGAGCCGCGCAACTTCACCGCCCGTGGCTGCGGGCGGCCGGTCGAGCCGGCGCTCCTGGAGCGGGAGATCGACCGCCTCCTGGGCGACGCGCGGCTGCGCCGCGAGCTGGGCCGCTTCGGCCGGCAGGTGGTGGAGGAACGCTACTCGCTGGAGAGCGTCGCCCGCCGTACCGAGGAAGTCTACCGCGAGGCGCTCCGCACCCTCGCCCTGCGCCGGGCGCGCCAGCGGGGCGCCGGCGCCAAGGAGGCCGGACCGTGGAAACCCACGATGTGA
- a CDS encoding site-2 protease family protein: MLGGIGWQAMLLATPGLLLGLVLHELAHAWTADRLGDPTARLAGRLTLNPLAHLDPLGTVLLLLFGFGWARPTPVEPANLRSPRRDDVLVTAAGPLANLGLAFAALLALRALPGLGASGASALWTVAAVNVYLAVFNLLPVPPLDGSHLLFGLAGLSRERSAQIQQMGGLLLLLLVATRRVGDFLAPAAGWLLGQLARAAGLG, encoded by the coding sequence ATGCTGGGCGGAATCGGGTGGCAGGCCATGCTCCTGGCCACGCCGGGCCTCCTGCTCGGCCTCGTCTTGCACGAGCTGGCCCACGCCTGGACGGCCGACCGCCTCGGCGACCCCACGGCCCGCCTGGCGGGCCGGCTGACGCTCAACCCGCTCGCCCACCTCGACCCCCTGGGGACGGTCCTGCTCCTCCTCTTCGGCTTCGGCTGGGCGCGGCCGACGCCCGTGGAGCCCGCCAACCTCCGCTCGCCCCGGCGCGACGACGTGCTCGTCACCGCCGCCGGCCCGCTGGCCAACCTGGGGCTCGCCTTCGCGGCGCTCCTGGCCCTTCGGGCGCTTCCAGGGCTAGGGGCGAGCGGCGCCTCGGCGCTCTGGACGGTGGCCGCCGTCAACGTCTACCTGGCCGTCTTCAACCTGCTCCCCGTGCCGCCGCTGGACGGCTCGCACCTCCTCTTCGGCCTCGCGGGGCTCTCCCGGGAGCGGAGCGCGCAGATCCAACAGATGGGGGGACTCCTGCTCCTGCTGCTCGTGGCGACGCGCCGGGTGGGGGACTTCCTGGCGCCCGCGGCCGGCTGGCTGCTGGGCCAGCTGGCGCGCGCGGCGGGGCTGGGGTGA
- a CDS encoding nucleotidyltransferase domain-containing protein, which translates to MEEVRALVLQHLRGTGARVFLFGSWARGEERAASDIDIAVDHDSPLPPGCLAELREVLEESTIPFRVDLVDLAECDPAFRSRVTEEAVEWTTSQGPVHA; encoded by the coding sequence CTGGAGGAGGTTCGAGCCTTGGTCCTGCAGCACCTCCGCGGCACCGGGGCTCGTGTCTTCCTCTTCGGTTCCTGGGCGCGCGGAGAGGAGCGGGCGGCCTCGGACATCGACATCGCCGTCGACCACGACTCCCCCCTGCCACCCGGATGCCTCGCCGAGCTTCGAGAGGTTTTGGAGGAGTCGACGATCCCCTTCCGCGTGGACCTGGTCGATCTCGCCGAGTGCGACCCGGCCTTTCGCTCGCGGGTGACCGAGGAGGCGGTCGAATGGACGACCTCGCAGGGGCCGGTTCACGCTTGA
- a CDS encoding nucleotidyltransferase substrate binding protein translates to MDDLAGAGSRLKSRIQTAIRALGTLREVIGREEPQPLERDAAIQRFEYTFEATWKAAMHFLHEVEGLEVASPKGVVRACREVGLLTSEEAREALTLADDRNLTVHTYNEALAKAIYSRLEAHARLMDVWLERMDRRLP, encoded by the coding sequence ATGGACGACCTCGCAGGGGCCGGTTCACGCTTGAAGAGTCGCATTCAGACCGCCATCCGAGCGCTGGGAACCCTCCGGGAGGTCATCGGCCGGGAGGAGCCGCAGCCGCTGGAGCGCGACGCGGCGATCCAGCGCTTCGAGTACACCTTCGAGGCGACCTGGAAGGCAGCGATGCACTTCCTGCATGAAGTCGAGGGCCTCGAGGTGGCCTCCCCCAAGGGAGTCGTCCGCGCCTGCCGGGAAGTGGGGCTCCTCACCTCGGAGGAGGCCCGTGAAGCCCTCACGCTGGCCGACGACCGCAACCTGACCGTGCACACGTACAACGAGGCGTTGGCCAAGGCGATCTACTCGCGCCTGGAAGCCCACGCCCGGCTGATGGATGTGTGGCTGGAGAGGATGGACCGGCGCCTGCCCTAG
- a CDS encoding NADPH:quinone reductase: MKAIRVHSFGGPDVLRLEDVPEPRPSAGQVRVRLRAAGVNPVETYIRAGQYGRLPTLPYTPGFDGAGVVEEVGEGVTRFAPGDRVYVASKRLPEGAATYAEATVVDQGEVWPLPDGVDFAQGAAVGIPCATAFRALHFVGRAEPGDWVLVHGASGGVGTAAVQLAKGVGLHVVATAGSEAGRELALSLGADVALPHEATEEARLETGGRGFDVILELAAHANLGRDLALLAPGGRVVVVGSRGPVEINPRELMNAGGAITALSHFYTPDEEYRRIHEALVAALRSGVLRPAVGRRLPLAQAARAHEAVLEPGAVGKVVLEIA, translated from the coding sequence ATGAAGGCGATCCGCGTGCACAGCTTCGGAGGTCCCGACGTCCTCCGCCTGGAGGACGTACCCGAGCCGCGGCCGTCCGCCGGCCAGGTGCGGGTCCGCCTGCGCGCCGCCGGCGTCAACCCCGTGGAGACGTACATCCGCGCCGGCCAGTACGGCCGCCTGCCCACCCTGCCCTACACGCCGGGATTCGACGGCGCGGGCGTGGTGGAGGAAGTGGGCGAGGGCGTCACCCGCTTCGCCCCCGGCGACCGCGTCTACGTCGCCAGCAAGCGCCTTCCCGAGGGCGCCGCCACCTACGCCGAGGCGACGGTGGTCGACCAGGGGGAGGTCTGGCCGCTCCCCGACGGCGTCGACTTCGCCCAGGGCGCGGCCGTGGGCATCCCCTGCGCCACCGCCTTCCGCGCGCTCCACTTCGTGGGTCGCGCCGAGCCCGGCGACTGGGTGCTGGTGCACGGCGCCAGCGGCGGCGTCGGCACCGCGGCGGTGCAGCTGGCCAAGGGCGTCGGCCTGCACGTGGTGGCCACCGCCGGCAGCGAGGCGGGACGCGAGCTGGCCCTCTCGCTGGGCGCCGACGTGGCGCTGCCCCACGAGGCGACCGAGGAAGCGCGCCTCGAGACGGGCGGGCGCGGCTTCGACGTGATCCTGGAGCTGGCCGCGCACGCCAACCTGGGCCGCGACTTGGCGCTCCTGGCGCCGGGCGGCCGGGTGGTGGTGGTCGGCTCGCGCGGCCCGGTGGAGATCAACCCGCGCGAGCTGATGAACGCCGGCGGCGCCATCACCGCGCTCAGCCACTTCTACACGCCCGACGAGGAGTACCGGCGCATCCACGAGGCGCTGGTGGCGGCACTGCGCAGCGGCGTGCTCCGGCCGGCGGTGGGCCGGCGCCTGCCGCTGGCCCAGGCGGCGCGGGCCCACGAGGCGGTGCTGGAGCCGGGCGCCGTAGGCAAGGTGGTGCTGGAGATCGCGTGA